A part of Heliangelus exortis chromosome 3, bHelExo1.hap1, whole genome shotgun sequence genomic DNA contains:
- the GJA10 gene encoding gap junction alpha-10 protein, whose product MGDWNLLGSILEEVHIHSTIVGKIWLTILFIFRMLVLGVAAEDVWDDEQSEFICNTEQPGCSNVCYDKAFPISLIRYWVLQIVFVSSPSLVYMGHALYRLRALEKEQQRRKAHLRAQLEDLEAMPEEHKRVERQLRKLEEQKKVHKAPLRGSLLRTYVLHILTRSVLEVGFMIGQYLLYGFHMSPFYKCTRPPCPNTVDCFVSRPTEKTIFMVFMHSIAAVSLFLNILEIAHLGLKKIQKSIYRWPRGSVGPAEEETTIYNSKKSSVVPPTCPPADSSPPYPTAPPLPLPQAPAAAPAPAPTPVPPPAPAGPPGRQHRGEFRGAQPPRRRHGSAQHHGQRPPPSTSSEEAPRAAPGGAPGVGAGASRRAPRKQSRVSICRDLDEELGDSPDSGHCPGTRKSSFLSRVLTGSRAGSDSESLDSPGGSGPGSGSEGKRLEEGSPPSSPPPAAAMGRRVSMSMLLELSSIMKK is encoded by the exons ATGGGGGACTGGAACCTGTTGGGCAGCATCCTCGAAGAAGTGCACATCCACTCCACCATAGTTGGCAAAATCTGGCTCACAATCCTCTTCATATTCCggatgctggtgctgggagTGGCTGCCGAAGATGTCTGGGATGATGAACAGTCTGAGTTCATCTGCAACACGGAGCAACCTGGCTGCAGCAACGTCTGTTATGACAAAGCCTTCCCCATCTCTTTGATCAGATACTGGGTACTGCAAATCGTGTTTGTCTCTTCTCCATCGCTGGTTTACATGGGCCATGCACTCTACAGATTAAGGGCTCtagaaaaagagcagcagaggaggaaagccCACCTGCGGGCTCAGCTGGAAGACCTGGAGGCCATGCCTGAGGAACACAAGAGAGTGGAGAGGCAACTGCGTAAActggaagagcagaagaaagtgCATAAGGCACCCCTAAGAGGGTCCCTTCTGCGCACCTATGTCCTACATATCCTGACCCGGTCGGTGCTGGAAGTGGGTTTTATGATAGGTCAGTATCTTTTATATGGGTTTCACATGTCTCCCTTTTACAAATGCACCCGGCCCCCCTGCCCTAACACGGTGGATTGTTTTGTGTCCCGACCCACAGAGAAGACCATCTTCATGGTTTTCATGCACAGCATTGCCGCTGTCTCCCTCTTCCTCAACATCCTAGAAATCGCCCACCTGGGCCTCAAAAAGATCCAGAAGAGCATCTACAGGTGGCCGCGGGGGTCGGTGGGTCCTGCCGAGGAGGAGACCACCATATACAACTCCAAGAAGAGCTCGGTGGTTCCGCCGACCTGCCCGCCCGCCGACTCCTCCCCGCCGTACCCCACTGCCCCCCCGCTGCCGCTACCCCAGGCTCCTGCCGCTGCTCCGGCTCCCGCCCCTACTCCCGTTCCGCCTCCCGCCCCGGCGGGGCCTCCGGGCCGTCAGCACCGCGGAGAGTTCCGCGGGGCGCAGCCTCCGCGCCGCCGCCACGGCTCCGCTCAGCACCACGGACAGCGGCCGCCGCCCTCCACCAGCAGCGAGGAGGCGCCGCGGGCGGCCCCGGGGGGAGCCCCGGGAGTCGGGGCGGGGGCGTCCCGGCGGGCACCCCGCAAGCAGAGCCGGGTGAGCATCTGCCGCGACCTGGATGAGGAGCTCGGAGATTCTCCGGACAGCGGGCACTGCCCGGGCACCCGCAAGTCTAGCTTCCTCTCCCGCGTCCTAACCGGGAGCCGGGCGGGCAGCGACAGCGAAAGCCTCGACTCCCCCGGCGGctccggtcccggctccggtTCGGAGGGGAAGCGCCTCGAAGAGGGCAGCCCGCCCAGCAGCCCGCCGCCGGCCGCCGCCATGGGACGCCGCGTGTCGATG AGCATGCTCCTAGAACTATCATCTATCATGAAAAAGTAA